Proteins encoded by one window of Lathyrus oleraceus cultivar Zhongwan6 chromosome 1, CAAS_Psat_ZW6_1.0, whole genome shotgun sequence:
- the LOC127115430 gene encoding reticulon-like protein B9 isoform X3: MAHNTSSDSDNEISTRTKLFEHEKPIHEILGGGKVADILLWRDRNESAKLFLAMTVIWKDPPHVPEIILQESFFNDLALILYKRFNQILPLLFLLTCLSHLPVFLMIIVSLYVVSVIGSYFSFINLLYIGYLCMQTLPIVFERYDEEINNLFGDIMLVLKKIYRKFEKNYLRRIPRGPLKDKKAQ, translated from the exons ATGGCACACAATACATCATCTGATTCTGATAATGAAATTTCTACTAGAACTAAACTCTTTGAACATGAAAAACCTATCCATGAAATTCTTGGAGGAGGAAAAG TGGCAGATATATTATTATGGAGGGACAGAAATGAATCTGCTAAACTTTTTCTCGCGATGACAGTGATATG GAAAGATCCTCCTCATGTACCGGAAATCATTTTACAAGAGTCTTTCTTCAATGATCTTGCTTTAATCCTCTACAAAAGATTCAACCAGATATTACCGCTACTTTTCTTGCTTACATGTCTATCACATCTACCCGTCTTTCTTATG ATCATTGTTTCCCTCTATGTAGTCTCAGTGATTGGAAGCTACTTCAGCTTTATTAATCTTCTATACATTG GCTATCTCTGCATGCAAACATTGCCAATTGTGTTCGAACGGTACGACGAAGAAATTAACAATCTGTTTGGAGATATCATGTTAGTACTCAAGAAAATTTATAGGAAGTTTGAAAAGAATTATCTCAGAAGAATTCCCAGAGGACCATTGAAGGACAAAAAAGCTCAATGA
- the LOC127114269 gene encoding chlorophyllase-1, whose translation MALRGKPLLATNTNNIGTDVFQAGNISWKQFNVNTSPKPLLVFAPTVEGTYPVILFCHGYAISNSYYSKLLGHITSHGFIVVAPQLFTLNMPMLGVCEVKFAGKVANWIAKGLQPKINENIQQNVKAKLDTLVLAGHSKGGKTVFALALDNAKTNPKFSALIGIDPVAGPSKCKITRSLPHILTGQAQSFNLNIPVMVIGTGLGPEPSNCSPKACAPEGVNHEEFFKESKPPCAHFVAKDYGHMDMLDEETQGLRGRLLKCMCKNGIGPKDLMIRTVGGLVVAFLKDFLYNQKNDFQAILDDPNLAPAKLEDPVFYP comes from the exons ATGGCATTGAGAGGTAAACCATTATTAGCCACCAACACCAACAACATAGGCACAGATGTTTTCCAAGCTGGAAACATTAGTTGGAAACAATTCAATGTTAACACATCCCCAAAACCATTGTTGGTGTTTGCACCAACAGTGGAAGGAACATACCCTGTCATATTGTTCTGCCATGGTTATGCCATTTCTAATAGCTACTACTCTAAGCTCTTAGGCCACATAACTTCTCATGGATTCATTGTTGTTGCTCCTCAATTG TTTACCTTGAACATGCCTATGCTTGGAGTATGTGAAGTAAAATTTGCTGGAAAAGTTGCAAATTGGATAGCCAAGGGACTTCAACCTAAGATCAATGAAAACATTCAACAAAATGTTAAAGCAAAATTGGACACATTGGTTCTAGCTGGTCATAGTAAAGGTGGAAAAACAGTTTTTGCCCTAGCCCTAGATAATGCAAAAACCAACCCCAAATTTTCAGCCCTAATTGGAATAGACCCAGTGGCAGGCCCAAGTAAGTGCAAGATAACAAGATCACTTCCTCACATTCTAACGGGCCAGGCCCAGTCCTTCAATTTAAACATACCTGTTATGGTAATTGGAACTGGGCTAGGCCCAGAGCCTTCTAATTGCTCTCCTAAAGCCTGTGCTCCTGAGGGGGTGAACCATGAGGAATTTTTCAAGGAGAGTAAACCACCTTGTGCACATTTTGTTGCTAAGGATTACGGTCATATGGATATGTTGGATGAAGAGACACAAGGTTTAAGAGGTAGGCTTTTGAAGTGTATGTGTAAGAATGGAATTGGGCCTAAGGATCTGATGATAAGGACTGTGGGTGGGTTAGTTGTTGCATTTTTGAAAGATTTTTTGTATAACCAAAAGAATGATTTTCAAGCTATTTTGGATGATCCAAATCTGGCTCCTGCTAAGCTTGAAGACCCTGTTTTTTATCCATGA
- the LOC127091302 gene encoding uncharacterized protein LOC127091302 has translation MFGHFATDCWSNKERKSKEANIAKGDSDDKSMLLVTTESDDSYLADWWYMDTGCSSHFIGNKKRLVDFDFRNKTKIRCTDDKYLNVEVPISEDISESEGSKDESESKDDSEGESEGESDSKGESDSNPDYDGDSDSDGDLDSGTIPDSEDGHTSEGGTSEVPASDTVPAFEEDSE, from the exons ATGTTTGGTCACTTTGCTActgattgttggtcaaacaaggaaaggaagtCAAAAGAAGCAAACATAGCCAAAGGAGATTCTGATGATAAATCTATGCTATTGGTGACTACTGAATCTGATGATTCATATTTGGcagactggtggtatatggacactggttgCTCAAGTCATTTTATTGGAAATAAGAAACGGTTGGTTGATTTTGACTTTAGAAATAAGACAAAGATCAGATGTACTGATGATAAATACCTCAATGTtgaag TGCCAATTTCTGAAGATATTTCAGAATCTGAAGGTTCTAAAGATGAATCAGAATCAAAAGATGATTCTGAAGGTGAATCTGAAGGCGAGTCTGACTCTAAAGGTGAATCTGATTCTAATCCAGATTATGATGGTGATTCAGACTCTGATGGAGATCTAGACTCTGGGACTATTCCAGACTCTGAAGATGGTCATACCTCTGAAGGTGGTACTTCTGAGGTTCCAGCATCTGATACTGTTCCAGCGTTCGAAGAAGATTCTGAATAA
- the LOC127115430 gene encoding reticulon-like protein B9 isoform X2 yields the protein MAHNTSSDSDNEISTRTKLFEHEKPIHEILGGGKVADILLWRDRNESAKLFLAMTVIWFLFEILEYNLVTIICRFFITVMLALFIWFKLAYILEWKDPPHVPEIILQESFFNDLALILYKRFNQILPLLFLLTCLSHLPVFLMIIVSLYVVSVIGSYFSFINLLYIGYLCMQTLPIVFERFVFIGGSLGIKGHEIYH from the exons ATGGCACACAATACATCATCTGATTCTGATAATGAAATTTCTACTAGAACTAAACTCTTTGAACATGAAAAACCTATCCATGAAATTCTTGGAGGAGGAAAAG TGGCAGATATATTATTATGGAGGGACAGAAATGAATCTGCTAAACTTTTTCTCGCGATGACAGTGATATGGTTTCTATTCGAGATCCTTGAGTACAATTTAGTAACAATCATTTGTCGTTTTTTCATCACTGTGATGCTTGCGCTATTCATATGGTTCAAACTTGCATATATATTAGAATG GAAAGATCCTCCTCATGTACCGGAAATCATTTTACAAGAGTCTTTCTTCAATGATCTTGCTTTAATCCTCTACAAAAGATTCAACCAGATATTACCGCTACTTTTCTTGCTTACATGTCTATCACATCTACCCGTCTTTCTTATG ATCATTGTTTCCCTCTATGTAGTCTCAGTGATTGGAAGCTACTTCAGCTTTATTAATCTTCTATACATTG GCTATCTCTGCATGCAAACATTGCCAATTGTGTTCGAACG GTTTGTATTCATTGGAGGATCTTTGGGCATCAAAGGACATGAGATTTACCACTAA
- the LOC127115430 gene encoding reticulon-like protein B9 isoform X1 — MAHNTSSDSDNEISTRTKLFEHEKPIHEILGGGKVADILLWRDRNESAKLFLAMTVIWFLFEILEYNLVTIICRFFITVMLALFIWFKLAYILEWKDPPHVPEIILQESFFNDLALILYKRFNQILPLLFLLTCLSHLPVFLMIIVSLYVVSVIGSYFSFINLLYIGYLCMQTLPIVFERYDEEINNLFGDIMLVLKKIYRKFEKNYLRRIPRGPLKDKKAQ; from the exons ATGGCACACAATACATCATCTGATTCTGATAATGAAATTTCTACTAGAACTAAACTCTTTGAACATGAAAAACCTATCCATGAAATTCTTGGAGGAGGAAAAG TGGCAGATATATTATTATGGAGGGACAGAAATGAATCTGCTAAACTTTTTCTCGCGATGACAGTGATATGGTTTCTATTCGAGATCCTTGAGTACAATTTAGTAACAATCATTTGTCGTTTTTTCATCACTGTGATGCTTGCGCTATTCATATGGTTCAAACTTGCATATATATTAGAATG GAAAGATCCTCCTCATGTACCGGAAATCATTTTACAAGAGTCTTTCTTCAATGATCTTGCTTTAATCCTCTACAAAAGATTCAACCAGATATTACCGCTACTTTTCTTGCTTACATGTCTATCACATCTACCCGTCTTTCTTATG ATCATTGTTTCCCTCTATGTAGTCTCAGTGATTGGAAGCTACTTCAGCTTTATTAATCTTCTATACATTG GCTATCTCTGCATGCAAACATTGCCAATTGTGTTCGAACGGTACGACGAAGAAATTAACAATCTGTTTGGAGATATCATGTTAGTACTCAAGAAAATTTATAGGAAGTTTGAAAAGAATTATCTCAGAAGAATTCCCAGAGGACCATTGAAGGACAAAAAAGCTCAATGA